From the genome of Sphingobacterium kitahiroshimense, one region includes:
- the ygiD gene encoding 4,5-DOPA dioxygenase extradiol, producing the protein MNRKKFITAMAVLPLTGAALKVNSLRNLSKNFEATEKFPVLFLGHGSPMNAIEENEFVDGFRNIGKTFQKPKAILVISAHWETRGTFVTAMDNPPTIHDFGGFPQALFDVQYPAPGSPELAQETKKIITKTDVLLDDKWGLDHGAWSVVKHLYPDAEVPVIQMSIDYTQPASYHYELAQELASLRHKGVLIIGSGNMVHNLRMVAWDKLNEAGFAWDWAQEAKEKMKNYILDGNHKALIDFRNQGKAFDLAIPTPEHYLPMIYSLALKDRQDDLLLFNDNSIGGSLAMTSFKIG; encoded by the coding sequence ATGAATCGAAAAAAATTTATAACCGCTATGGCTGTATTACCTTTAACAGGAGCTGCTTTAAAAGTAAACTCCTTACGCAACTTATCTAAAAATTTTGAAGCAACCGAGAAGTTTCCCGTGTTATTTTTGGGACATGGAAGTCCTATGAATGCGATCGAAGAAAATGAATTTGTGGACGGATTCCGAAATATCGGTAAGACTTTTCAAAAACCAAAAGCAATATTAGTTATTTCAGCGCACTGGGAAACGCGTGGTACATTCGTTACTGCTATGGACAATCCTCCGACAATTCATGATTTTGGCGGATTTCCTCAAGCATTATTTGATGTACAGTATCCAGCTCCCGGAAGCCCTGAACTTGCACAGGAAACAAAAAAAATCATCACAAAAACTGATGTATTATTGGATGATAAGTGGGGCCTTGACCACGGGGCATGGTCTGTTGTCAAGCATTTATACCCAGATGCTGAGGTTCCGGTTATTCAAATGAGTATCGATTATACGCAACCTGCGTCTTACCATTATGAATTAGCACAGGAATTAGCTTCCTTACGTCACAAAGGTGTATTGATAATAGGCAGTGGCAATATGGTCCACAACCTGCGTATGGTAGCCTGGGATAAATTAAATGAGGCGGGATTTGCATGGGACTGGGCTCAGGAAGCAAAAGAAAAAATGAAAAATTACATTTTAGATGGTAATCACAAAGCTTTGATCGACTTCCGGAATCAGGGAAAAGCATTTGATTTAGCTATACCCACACCAGAACATTATCTTCCCATGATCTACAGCCTGGCACTAAAAGATAGACAAGATGATTTACTGCTGTTTAACGACAACTCTATAGGAGGATCTCTTGCCATGACCTCATTCAAAATTGGCTGA
- the glpK gene encoding glycerol kinase GlpK — protein MSTKEYILALDQGTTSSRAIIFSKSGKIEAIAQKEFKQIYPKSGWVEHDPKEIWSSQLSVFTEVMAKMKITPKHIKAIGITNQRETTIIWDRKTGEPIYNAIVWQDRRTADYCKQIENQGHGNTIQKKTGLRIDAYFSASKINWILDHVKGARERANVGDLAFGTIDSWIIWNLTDGAVHVTDVSNASRTMLYNIETLTWDNELLTIFNVPASILPKVASSSEVYGHTSGQILSSSVPIAGIAGDQQAALFGQMCTQKGMAKNTYGTGCFLLMNIGSKPIFSNNNLVTTIAWRIGGKVTYALEGSVFIGGAVVQWLRDELGIIKTSAEIEKLAESVADSDGVYMVPAFSGLGAPHWNPYARGTILGLSRGTNVAHIARAALEGIAFQITDILTAMQSDSNIEIKELRVDGGASANNFLMQTQANFLNTITIRPEVTETTALGAAYLAGLAVGFWPSVEEIAKQWQINRTFTPIPDPSIEQSLREWKRAVETTKFWANYDLNA, from the coding sequence ATGAGTACTAAAGAATACATTTTGGCATTAGACCAGGGCACAACGAGCTCAAGAGCAATTATCTTTTCGAAGTCAGGAAAAATAGAAGCGATAGCACAAAAAGAATTCAAGCAGATTTATCCAAAATCTGGTTGGGTTGAGCATGATCCTAAAGAGATTTGGTCCAGTCAACTTTCAGTTTTTACAGAAGTTATGGCCAAGATGAAGATTACCCCAAAACATATCAAAGCCATCGGAATTACAAATCAGCGTGAAACCACTATTATTTGGGATAGAAAAACCGGGGAACCCATCTATAATGCTATTGTATGGCAAGATCGAAGAACAGCAGACTATTGTAAGCAGATCGAAAATCAAGGTCATGGCAATACCATTCAGAAAAAAACAGGTCTTCGTATCGATGCCTACTTCTCCGCATCTAAGATCAACTGGATATTAGATCATGTAAAAGGTGCTAGAGAAAGAGCAAATGTGGGCGATCTCGCTTTTGGAACCATAGATAGTTGGATTATTTGGAACCTAACTGATGGAGCTGTCCATGTAACCGATGTGTCCAATGCATCAAGAACGATGTTGTACAATATCGAAACTTTAACATGGGATAATGAATTGCTGACCATATTTAACGTACCTGCAAGTATCCTTCCTAAAGTTGCCTCCTCGTCAGAGGTATATGGACATACTTCGGGTCAGATCCTTTCCAGTAGTGTACCTATCGCAGGGATTGCGGGCGATCAGCAAGCGGCACTATTTGGACAAATGTGCACCCAAAAAGGAATGGCAAAAAATACCTATGGAACAGGTTGCTTCTTATTAATGAACATTGGCTCAAAACCAATTTTTTCGAATAACAATTTAGTCACTACGATTGCTTGGAGAATTGGAGGAAAGGTAACATACGCTCTGGAAGGAAGTGTATTCATTGGAGGAGCTGTTGTGCAGTGGTTACGAGATGAATTAGGTATCATCAAAACTTCTGCAGAAATAGAAAAATTGGCTGAAAGTGTAGCGGATAGCGATGGTGTCTATATGGTTCCGGCTTTTTCAGGTTTAGGAGCACCACATTGGAATCCTTATGCACGTGGTACGATATTAGGGCTTTCTCGAGGCACCAATGTCGCTCATATTGCCAGAGCTGCGCTAGAGGGAATCGCATTTCAAATAACAGATATTCTGACAGCCATGCAGTCTGATTCAAATATTGAAATCAAAGAACTTCGTGTTGATGGTGGCGCAAGTGCGAATAATTTCCTGATGCAAACCCAGGCCAACTTTCTCAATACAATCACCATACGTCCTGAGGTAACAGAAACGACAGCACTTGGAGCAGCATATTTAGCCGGTCTAGCGGTTGGATTTTGGCCCAGTGTGGAAGAAATAGCAAAACAATGGCAAATAAACAGAACATTTACACCAATACCAGATCCATCAATTGAACAATCATTGCGAGAATGGAAGCGCGCTGTAGAGACAACCAAGTTTTGGGCTAACTACGATCTCAACGCTTAA
- the xerD gene encoding site-specific tyrosine recombinase XerD, with protein MKEENNWLLLKREFGRFLKFERGLSDNSIEAYLNDVSKLEVYSEENKLTLQQITSKDIQRFLIWINGFGISPFTQSRLLSGLKTFYNFLLLEYDWENNPVELIQAPRIARKIPSVLNIQEIDQLINAIDLSTPEGMRNKTILEVLYGCGLRVSELVGLKLSNLYLDVEFIKVEGKGNKERLIPIGSQAIKYLKIYINEVRPHIKVKSGQEDFVFLNKRGAALSRVMVFIVIKELATKIGLQKNISPHTFRHSFASHLVEGGADLRAVQDMLGHESITTTEIYTHIDRDYLQSVITQYHPRS; from the coding sequence ATGAAGGAAGAAAATAATTGGTTGCTTTTAAAACGAGAATTCGGCCGTTTTTTGAAATTTGAACGCGGTCTGTCCGATAATTCTATTGAAGCTTACCTCAATGATGTTTCCAAACTGGAAGTATACAGTGAAGAAAATAAATTGACATTGCAACAAATAACCAGTAAGGATATACAGCGCTTCCTGATCTGGATAAATGGATTTGGTATTTCTCCCTTCACGCAGTCACGCCTATTGTCAGGACTTAAAACATTTTATAATTTCCTACTCTTGGAATACGATTGGGAAAATAATCCAGTCGAATTAATTCAAGCCCCTCGAATTGCACGAAAGATACCTAGTGTGCTTAACATCCAAGAAATCGATCAACTTATCAATGCCATCGACTTATCAACTCCCGAAGGTATGCGCAACAAAACAATTCTGGAGGTGTTGTATGGATGTGGACTTCGGGTCTCGGAGCTGGTAGGTCTTAAACTATCAAATCTTTACTTAGACGTAGAATTTATCAAAGTTGAAGGAAAAGGTAATAAAGAACGTCTGATTCCAATCGGGAGCCAAGCCATTAAATACTTGAAAATTTATATCAATGAAGTCCGACCGCACATTAAAGTCAAGTCGGGGCAGGAAGATTTTGTCTTTCTAAATAAGCGTGGAGCTGCTTTATCTCGTGTTATGGTATTCATTGTCATAAAAGAGCTGGCTACAAAAATTGGTCTTCAAAAAAACATTAGCCCGCACACTTTTAGACATAGCTTTGCTTCTCATCTTGTGGAAGGTGGGGCAGATTTACGCGCCGTACAAGATATGCTGGGGCACGAAAGTATCACAACTACAGAAATCTACACCCATATCGACCGCGATTATCTACAGAGCGTGATTACCCAATATCATCCCCGTTCCTAA
- a CDS encoding SelT/SelW/SelH family protein: MDISKPTISVEYCPKCNWMLRAAYMAQEILSTFTEDIHGVLLIPSEIAGKYSISIDQQPIFDRKEMGRFPEIKELKQLIRDHINPDKDLGHSEKK; this comes from the coding sequence ATGGATATATCAAAACCTACAATTTCAGTTGAATACTGTCCGAAATGTAACTGGATGTTACGCGCGGCCTATATGGCGCAAGAAATTTTAAGTACTTTTACAGAAGATATTCATGGTGTCTTACTGATTCCGAGTGAAATAGCGGGTAAATACTCCATTTCAATCGATCAGCAACCCATATTTGACCGTAAAGAAATGGGAAGGTTTCCTGAAATAAAGGAATTAAAACAATTGATAAGAGATCACATTAACCCGGATAAAGATTTAGGTCACTCTGAAAAGAAATAG
- a CDS encoding M16 family metallopeptidase — MRFIKPIALTFLLPTLYCTTPSTAATSLRAEARAILAQDTVSWNQKLPFDNEVLTGKLKNGFTYYIRRNVEPEKRVTMYLANKVGSILETDDQLGLAHFLEHMNFNGLKHFPKNELVNYLQKAGVRFGSDLNAYTGFDETVYQLPIPSDDPELLKNGLQVMRDWAQDALLADDEIDKERGIVMQEMRGGRGVGQRLQDQYFPIVLNGSRYSKRLPIGTEKIITTFKPETIRKFHQDWYRPDLQSIIIVGDIDVKDMEARVKALFSDLKAPAKKLERTKYNVDLLNKNQFIAITDPELPYTVAQIMIKSKEEKTVTVKDYRKQLLISAFNSIVADRFSEIMQQADAPFMQAGGSISGFIAGLDVFSLMVVPKPNQLEVGFKKMMTEFERIQKFGFTQSELDRAIVSMNKGNETAYIEKSKKKSDSYVGRYLNNFLKDDAALSNDDSYKITKQLLPTLTLKEVNALISKYYTDLNRDIIIMGPEKDKATLPAEQTVNNWIKEVESQNLTAYEDKVSKLPLLSKEPVKGSVVSNKELKEINVKELTLSNGVKVILKPTNFKNDEIRISAFSPGGSSLYPDADYYSASNAAGLVDASGVGQLNNVELQKYLTGKNIGITPYISERYEGIYGSSDKEGLKNAFELIYGYFTEPRLDQDVYQSIIARSVGSLENRDSDPSNVFSDKVKETLYGDNIRRKNATADLVKTIDKDRAFQIYKERFADASDFTFTIVGSFTEEEIKPYLENYLAALPNLGRKESYKDLGIVEPAQGKRVVVHKGKEDKASVQLAYYGDYTYSESENINMEALESILTIKLLERLREAESGVYSVGASANYGKLPRQRYSFGIGFGTAPDKVDVLIKSAVDEVSKIKKSGPVKEDIDKFVIEQKRQLELQLKENGFWVSYLSGSYQNQEDVTEILRKLDDLSKVSVESVKAVADKYLKEDRMFEFILLPDAK; from the coding sequence ATGAGATTTATTAAACCAATTGCATTAACATTTTTGTTGCCAACTCTTTATTGTACAACCCCTAGTACTGCGGCAACATCACTTCGTGCTGAAGCGAGAGCAATTTTAGCACAAGACACCGTTAGTTGGAATCAAAAACTTCCTTTTGACAATGAGGTGCTTACAGGTAAACTTAAAAATGGTTTCACTTACTACATCCGTCGGAATGTAGAACCAGAAAAAAGGGTTACGATGTATTTAGCAAACAAAGTAGGTTCTATATTAGAAACAGATGACCAATTAGGCTTGGCTCACTTTTTAGAACACATGAACTTTAATGGTCTAAAACACTTTCCTAAAAACGAGTTGGTCAATTACCTACAAAAAGCTGGTGTTCGTTTTGGCTCCGATTTGAATGCTTATACCGGATTTGATGAAACGGTTTATCAATTGCCCATTCCATCTGATGATCCTGAACTGTTGAAAAATGGTTTACAGGTGATGCGCGACTGGGCACAAGATGCATTGCTTGCTGATGATGAGATTGATAAAGAACGCGGTATTGTGATGCAGGAAATGCGTGGCGGACGTGGTGTAGGTCAACGTTTGCAGGATCAATATTTTCCAATTGTTTTAAATGGATCTCGCTATTCTAAACGTTTACCGATCGGAACAGAAAAAATTATTACAACTTTCAAACCGGAGACGATCCGGAAATTTCATCAAGACTGGTACAGACCGGACTTACAGTCTATCATCATTGTTGGTGATATCGACGTGAAAGATATGGAAGCTCGAGTTAAAGCCTTATTTTCGGATTTAAAAGCTCCTGCTAAAAAGCTGGAACGTACCAAGTATAATGTTGATTTATTGAATAAAAATCAATTTATTGCCATTACAGATCCTGAACTTCCTTATACAGTTGCTCAGATTATGATCAAAAGTAAAGAGGAAAAAACAGTGACCGTAAAAGATTATCGCAAACAGTTACTGATTTCGGCATTTAACTCGATCGTTGCCGATCGTTTTTCTGAAATCATGCAACAGGCAGATGCTCCTTTTATGCAAGCTGGAGGCAGTATATCTGGTTTCATTGCCGGATTAGATGTGTTTTCGTTGATGGTAGTTCCTAAACCAAACCAATTGGAAGTAGGATTTAAAAAGATGATGACAGAATTTGAGCGCATCCAAAAATTTGGATTTACACAGTCTGAATTGGATAGAGCCATCGTTTCAATGAATAAAGGTAATGAGACTGCTTATATAGAAAAGAGCAAGAAAAAATCGGATAGTTATGTGGGTCGTTATTTGAATAACTTCTTAAAAGATGATGCCGCATTAAGTAACGATGATAGTTATAAAATAACAAAACAGCTATTACCAACATTGACCTTGAAAGAAGTTAATGCACTGATTTCAAAATATTATACTGATCTGAACCGTGATATCATCATCATGGGGCCGGAGAAAGATAAAGCTACTTTACCTGCTGAACAAACAGTCAATAATTGGATAAAGGAAGTGGAGTCTCAGAACTTAACAGCTTATGAGGATAAGGTTTCTAAATTGCCATTATTATCGAAGGAACCTGTTAAAGGATCTGTTGTTTCCAATAAGGAATTAAAAGAGATCAATGTAAAAGAATTGACCTTAAGCAATGGTGTCAAAGTAATCTTGAAACCTACCAATTTCAAGAATGATGAAATACGTATCTCAGCTTTTAGTCCAGGTGGTTCTTCTTTATATCCAGATGCAGATTATTATTCAGCGAGTAATGCTGCGGGTCTAGTGGATGCGAGTGGTGTGGGTCAATTGAATAATGTTGAATTACAAAAGTATCTCACAGGTAAAAATATCGGGATCACACCGTATATTTCAGAAAGATATGAAGGAATCTATGGAAGTTCGGACAAAGAAGGTTTAAAAAATGCTTTTGAATTGATTTATGGCTATTTTACTGAACCTCGTCTGGATCAGGATGTTTACCAAAGTATCATCGCCCGTTCTGTAGGAAGTTTAGAAAATAGAGATAGTGATCCGTCAAATGTTTTCTCCGATAAAGTGAAAGAAACGCTTTATGGGGATAATATCCGCAGAAAAAATGCGACTGCCGATTTAGTGAAAACTATTGACAAAGATCGAGCTTTTCAAATTTATAAAGAGCGATTTGCTGATGCTTCGGACTTCACCTTTACCATCGTAGGTTCTTTTACTGAAGAAGAAATTAAACCTTATTTAGAAAATTACTTAGCGGCCTTGCCGAATCTTGGACGTAAAGAGTCTTATAAAGATTTAGGTATAGTAGAACCAGCTCAAGGAAAGCGTGTTGTTGTTCATAAAGGGAAAGAGGATAAAGCTTCTGTACAATTAGCTTATTATGGTGATTATACTTATTCGGAAAGCGAAAATATCAATATGGAAGCCTTAGAAAGTATCTTGACCATTAAATTATTAGAACGTCTTCGTGAAGCCGAAAGCGGGGTTTACAGTGTGGGCGCTTCTGCTAATTACGGCAAGTTGCCACGTCAACGCTATAGTTTTGGTATCGGCTTTGGCACGGCTCCGGATAAAGTGGATGTGCTGATAAAATCTGCTGTAGATGAAGTCTCTAAAATTAAGAAAAGTGGACCTGTAAAAGAGGATATTGATAAATTTGTTATTGAACAAAAGCGTCAATTAGAGCTACAGCTTAAAGAGAATGGATTTTGGGTTAGCTATCTATCAGGATCTTATCAAAATCAAGAGGATGTAACGGAAATCTTGAGAAAATTAGATGACCTGAGTAAAGTGTCTGTAGAAAGTGTAAAAGCTGTCGCTGATAAATATTTAAAAGAAGACCGCATGTTTGAATTTATTTTGTTACCAGATGCAAAATAG
- a CDS encoding copper resistance protein NlpE — protein MKKIFIGLFVITASFTSCQNPTQTKEKTAQDSSTVATKQDTAFHDEHNTQNSVDWAGTYEGTLPCADCSGIHVILTLNMDGTFEKSEQYLEKGGPFKETGTFTWTPDGGSIILKEKDGESKYKVGEGMMKKLDMEGKEIKGELEEFYNFKKIK, from the coding sequence ATGAAAAAAATCTTCATAGGCTTATTCGTAATTACTGCTTCATTTACATCTTGCCAAAATCCAACACAAACAAAAGAAAAAACAGCACAAGACAGCAGTACAGTTGCTACTAAACAAGATACGGCATTTCACGATGAGCATAATACACAAAACTCTGTTGATTGGGCTGGAACCTACGAAGGAACTCTTCCATGTGCAGACTGTTCGGGCATTCATGTTATCTTAACCTTAAATATGGATGGAACTTTTGAAAAATCTGAACAGTATCTTGAAAAAGGTGGACCTTTTAAAGAAACTGGTACGTTCACATGGACTCCAGACGGCGGCTCGATTATTTTAAAGGAGAAAGATGGCGAAAGCAAATATAAAGTCGGTGAAGGTATGATGAAGAAATTAGATATGGAAGGTAAAGAAATTAAAGGAGAATTAGAAGAATTCTATAACTTCAAAAAGATAAAATAG
- a CDS encoding AraC family transcriptional regulator gives MEIFKIYQVDVAEANRIAQSENNVHHHDFEELIIGIEGELEHFIDFKSETYAAPFISFVTKGKTHRVKPKLKAGKCLFWVLRFKSEFIAETTFQLYNHFHDQATFRITPSACFQRIVHIAQMIADEMHETQSDLGIVRQLLSTLFTMIESEYRKQFPEGLPYSSTSSTTFKNFLTILEENYHRPESVNFYAEKLFMSARGLNMICHQILQQSVSEIIETRKLIEAKNLLMNTDKTISEIGFELGYSDKAYFTNVFKRKSGQTPTEFRTDIKAIISK, from the coding sequence ATGGAAATTTTCAAAATATATCAAGTCGATGTAGCTGAAGCAAACCGCATCGCCCAAAGCGAAAATAATGTTCATCACCATGATTTCGAAGAGTTAATTATTGGTATTGAAGGAGAATTAGAACATTTTATTGATTTTAAATCCGAAACTTATGCAGCACCATTTATAAGTTTTGTTACCAAAGGAAAAACACATCGCGTAAAACCTAAGCTAAAAGCAGGAAAATGTCTATTTTGGGTATTGCGATTCAAAAGTGAATTTATTGCCGAAACGACTTTTCAACTGTACAATCATTTTCATGACCAAGCTACATTTAGGATCACTCCATCCGCTTGTTTTCAAAGGATAGTTCATATAGCTCAAATGATAGCCGACGAAATGCACGAAACACAAAGTGATTTGGGTATCGTCCGACAATTATTAAGCACCTTATTTACGATGATCGAATCCGAATATCGGAAACAGTTTCCAGAAGGCCTACCCTACTCATCGACCTCTAGTACAACATTTAAAAACTTTTTAACCATATTAGAAGAAAATTATCATCGCCCAGAATCCGTAAATTTTTATGCGGAAAAACTCTTTATGAGTGCACGTGGTCTTAATATGATCTGTCATCAAATATTACAGCAAAGTGTTTCCGAAATTATTGAAACCAGAAAATTGATAGAAGCTAAAAATTTGTTGATGAATACCGATAAAACAATTTCGGAAATTGGATTTGAATTAGGATACAGTGATAAAGCCTACTTTACAAATGTTTTTAAGCGAAAGTCGGGGCAGACGCCTACAGAATTTAGGACTGATATAAAAGCGATCATTTCCAAATAG
- a CDS encoding glycerol-3-phosphate dehydrogenase/oxidase, which translates to MSNFKRKTNLENVNKTSKWDIVIIGGGATGLGIAVDAASRGFKTLLLEKYDFAKATSSRSTKLVHGGVRYLANGDIKLVYSALHERGLIFQNAPHLAKIQSFIIPCYTFFSKWKYLIGLKIYDWMAGAYRIGTSRFLSSSQVVSKLHAVKQDNLKGGIIYYDGQFDDSRFAINLAQTANSLDATILNYCDVNAIHKDTNGQVCGVSFTDLESNQNFEVKAKTVINATGIFVDDILKLESPVHKNLVRPSQGTHIVIDKKFLGEEDALMIPETNDGRVLFGVPWHDHILLGTTDTPLDIHTIEPRPLEEEVDFILETAKNYLNPAPTRADILSVFAGLRPLAAPDESNPASTKEISRDHKLISSKSGLITITGGKWTTYRKMAEDTVNEAIQIGKLNTAPCITKTLKIHGYLQEKQQGHWQIYGSDAKLIQELAQKDPNFSQKIHPKFDYIAAEVVWAIRNEMARCLEDVLARRIRMLFLDAKAAMEAAPLVVQIMSKELEQSKTWEEEQLAKFLILCKNYTYNS; encoded by the coding sequence ATGAGCAATTTCAAAAGAAAGACGAATCTAGAAAACGTAAATAAAACTTCAAAATGGGACATTGTTATCATTGGAGGCGGGGCAACTGGGCTTGGTATCGCTGTCGATGCGGCTTCTCGAGGATTTAAAACATTATTACTCGAAAAATATGATTTTGCAAAAGCAACCTCAAGTAGGAGTACGAAATTAGTCCATGGTGGTGTACGGTATCTCGCAAATGGAGATATTAAACTTGTCTATTCCGCATTGCATGAAAGAGGATTAATTTTCCAAAACGCACCACACTTAGCTAAAATTCAAAGCTTTATTATTCCATGCTATACATTTTTCAGTAAGTGGAAATATCTGATTGGATTGAAAATCTATGATTGGATGGCCGGTGCATACCGGATCGGAACTTCCAGATTTTTATCCAGCAGTCAGGTTGTTTCAAAACTGCATGCTGTCAAACAGGATAATCTAAAAGGGGGTATAATCTACTATGACGGCCAGTTTGATGACTCCCGATTTGCAATCAATCTAGCACAGACAGCAAATTCTCTTGATGCAACAATCTTAAACTATTGTGATGTAAATGCCATTCATAAAGATACAAATGGTCAAGTTTGTGGTGTTTCTTTTACAGATTTAGAGTCAAACCAGAATTTTGAAGTTAAAGCAAAAACAGTCATTAATGCGACCGGAATCTTTGTTGATGATATATTAAAACTGGAATCACCTGTCCATAAGAATTTAGTAAGACCATCTCAGGGAACGCATATTGTCATTGACAAGAAATTTTTAGGGGAAGAAGATGCCCTTATGATTCCGGAAACTAATGACGGACGTGTGCTATTTGGTGTGCCATGGCACGACCACATCCTATTAGGAACGACAGATACGCCCTTAGATATTCACACTATTGAACCAAGACCTTTAGAAGAAGAAGTAGATTTTATTTTGGAAACGGCTAAAAATTACCTCAATCCTGCTCCTACCCGAGCAGATATACTCAGTGTATTTGCAGGTTTGCGACCACTGGCTGCACCAGATGAAAGTAATCCAGCTTCAACAAAAGAAATCTCCCGGGACCACAAACTGATCAGCAGTAAATCAGGATTGATTACCATTACAGGAGGGAAATGGACGACATATCGTAAAATGGCAGAAGATACCGTCAACGAAGCCATTCAGATCGGAAAGTTAAATACAGCTCCTTGTATTACAAAAACCTTAAAAATACATGGTTATCTTCAAGAAAAACAGCAGGGACACTGGCAGATATACGGTTCAGATGCAAAGTTAATACAAGAGTTAGCACAAAAGGATCCAAATTTTTCCCAAAAGATTCACCCCAAATTTGATTATATCGCAGCAGAAGTAGTATGGGCAATAAGAAATGAAATGGCAAGATGCCTGGAAGATGTTTTAGCAAGAAGGATACGCATGCTGTTTTTAGATGCAAAAGCAGCCATGGAGGCAGCTCCCCTAGTTGTTCAGATTATGTCCAAAGAACTTGAGCAATCGAAAACATGGGAAGAAGAACAGCTTGCAAAATTCCTTATACTTTGTAAAAACTATACTTACAATTCCTAA
- a CDS encoding MIP/aquaporin family protein — MNVLIAEFIGTAVLILLGGGVVANVVLKDTKGNNSGWMVISTAWALAVFAGVTIAGPYSGAHLNPAVTLANLILNKMTLSLGLQYITMQILGAMFGSFVVWLMYKDHFTQTEDAGAKEAVFCTRPAIFNPKINIISEIVGTFVLIFCILHFTEPTIQQGQTLGLGTIGAIPVSFIVWVIGLSLGGTTGYAINPARDLGPRITHALLPIKNKKTFNLAYAWVPIVGPLIGSTLATLIYLCIN; from the coding sequence ATGAATGTACTAATCGCAGAATTTATTGGGACAGCCGTGCTCATTTTATTAGGAGGAGGAGTTGTCGCAAATGTTGTATTAAAAGATACTAAAGGGAACAATTCAGGTTGGATGGTAATCAGTACAGCTTGGGCTTTAGCGGTATTTGCCGGAGTAACGATTGCAGGACCCTATAGCGGGGCGCATCTTAATCCTGCTGTTACGCTTGCTAATTTAATATTGAACAAAATGACCTTAAGTTTAGGACTTCAATACATCACAATGCAAATTTTAGGGGCTATGTTTGGTTCATTTGTGGTTTGGTTGATGTACAAAGATCATTTCACCCAAACCGAAGATGCAGGAGCCAAAGAGGCCGTGTTTTGTACAAGACCTGCTATCTTTAATCCTAAAATTAATATCATCAGTGAAATTGTAGGTACTTTTGTCTTAATTTTTTGCATCCTACATTTCACTGAACCAACTATCCAACAAGGACAAACTTTGGGCTTAGGTACTATAGGAGCAATACCTGTAAGTTTTATTGTTTGGGTAATCGGATTATCTTTAGGCGGTACAACCGGGTACGCCATCAACCCTGCCCGAGATTTAGGCCCTCGAATTACACACGCTTTATTACCGATAAAGAATAAAAAAACATTTAATCTAGCATATGCCTGGGTGCCTATAGTCGGTCCACTTATAGGCAGCACTCTTGCCACATTGATCTATTTATGTATAAATTAA